Genomic segment of Actinomycetota bacterium:
CGCCGCCGACGGCATCGAGGCGGTGATCGAAGTCACCGGGACCGTCGAGTTCGCCGCGACGACGGTGCTCGAAGCGCTGTCTCACCGCAAGCATGTCGTGCTGATGAACGCGGAACTCGACGGGACGATCGGCCCCGTGCTGAAGCACCGGGCCGACGTTGCAGGCGTCGTCTACACGGCCTCCGACGGGGATCAACCGGGCGTTCAAGGCAACCTATACCGTTTCGTGCGGGGTCTCGGTCTCGAACCGCTGGTGTGCGGCAACGTCAAGGGCCTCCACGATCCCTACCGCAACCCCACGACACAGCAAGGCTTCGCCCAGCGCTGGGGACAGAACGTCAATATGGTCACGAGCTTCGCCGATGGAACGAAGATCTCGTTCGAGCAGGCGATCGTCGCCAACGCCACCGGGATGCACGTCGCCCGTCGCGGCATGGTCGGCCACGTGATCGACGGACATGTGCGAGATCTCACCGACGTCTACGACGTGGACGAGCTGCGCCAGATCGGCGGCGTCGTCGATTACGTCGTTGGCGCCGAACCCGCTCCGGGAGTGTTCGTGCTGGCCGCCTGTGACGACCCCCGCCAACGCCACTACCTCGACCTCTACAAGCTCGGACCAGGGCCTCTGTACTGCTTCTACACCCCCTACCACCTGTGTCACTTCGAGGTTCCAGCGTCGGTGGCGCGTGCGGTGCTGTTCGGGGATGCGGTGCTCGCACCGGCTAGCGGCCCGGTCGTCGACGTCGTCGCTGCGGCCAAGACCGACCTCGACGCGGGAACCGTCCTCGACGGTCCTGGCGGTTACCACACCTACGGTCTATGCGAGAACAGTCATGTCGCGCGGGCTGAAGGCCTCTTGCCGATGGGGCTGGCGCCCGGGACGCGTCTCAACCGGGCACTCAACCGCGACGAC
This window contains:
- a CDS encoding Gfo/Idh/MocA family oxidoreductase — its product is MIIVDAALAERAARRDPVRVGMVGAGFMGSGIARQIIRSTPGMELVAIANRDPTRARQAYLDAGVDPGQIVDCAERRKLESAVADRRPAITSDAAALCAADGIEAVIEVTGTVEFAATTVLEALSHRKHVVLMNAELDGTIGPVLKHRADVAGVVYTASDGDQPGVQGNLYRFVRGLGLEPLVCGNVKGLHDPYRNPTTQQGFAQRWGQNVNMVTSFADGTKISFEQAIVANATGMHVARRGMVGHVIDGHVRDLTDVYDVDELRQIGGVVDYVVGAEPAPGVFVLAACDDPRQRHYLDLYKLGPGPLYCFYTPYHLCHFEVPASVARAVLFGDAVLAPASGPVVDVVAAAKTDLDAGTVLDGPGGYHTYGLCENSHVARAEGLLPMGLAPGTRLNRALNRDDVVRWQDVAAPAGRLADSLWHEQNERFRPSGPT